A DNA window from Piliocolobus tephrosceles isolate RC106 chromosome 9, ASM277652v3, whole genome shotgun sequence contains the following coding sequences:
- the LOC111537782 gene encoding 60S ribosomal protein L26-like produces MQFNPFVTSDRSKNRKRHFNAPSHIHRKIMSSPLSKELRHEYNVPSMPIRKDDEFQVVRGHYKGQEIVNVVQVYRKKYVIYIERVQQEKANGTTIHVGIHPSKVVLTRLKLDKDCKKILERKAKSLQVGKEKGKYKEETIEKMQE; encoded by the coding sequence ATGCAGTTTAATCCCTTTGTGACTTCCGACCGAAGCAAGAATCGCAAAAGGCATTTCAATGCACCTTCCCACATTCACAGGAAGATTATGTCTTCGCCTCTTTCCAAAGAGCTGAGACACGAGTACAACGTGCCATCCATGCCCATCCGAAAGGATGATGAATTTCAGGTTGTACGAGGACACTATAAAGGTCAGGAAATTGTCAACGTAGTCCAGGTTTACAGGAAGAAATATGTTATCTACATTGAACGGGTGCAGCAGGAAAAGGCTAATGGCACAACTATCCACGTAGGCATTCACCCCAGCAAGGTGGTTCTCACTAGGCTAAAACTGGACAAAGACTGCAAAAAGATCCTTGAACGGAAAGCCAAATCTCtccaagtaggaaaagaaaagggcaaaTACAAGGAGGAAACAATTGAGAAGATGCAGGAATAA